ATTGCGCAGCATCTGAGCGGGAGTTGCTGCATTGCCGCTAGACGGTGGCACGCTGCCGCCTCGCAGAGCCTGAGATTCGATTGGATATGCATAAGATTAGAAAGTCAAAGTGGagcaaagtcaaataaattgataaacaatGCTTGACCCCCATAAAGGAGATGAATATGAATGTACCAGAGCCCAAGTCTATTAAAAGAGTCAATGGGTACACAAATCTACAAGAGAAATTCACAATCGGACGCAGTTGACATTTCCCCATATGAATGGGAAGAGTGGTAATGAAAGATACTAATAACAAGTCAAATCTTCTCTTTTTTGGATTGAAGATTTCACCAAATCTACACAATTTTAAGACAAGACTTGAATGTTGGGGAATCGATTGAACTGTTGCTTGTACTTACGGCTGGCGGCAATGGTCCGCGTCCAGGAGCGTTCGcctgctgcgcttgttgctgctgcggtggTGGCTGCTTGTTTGGCGGCAGCGCACTCCAGGGATTCGTTTGCGGCGGCGGACCCCAGAGACTGGCGTTGggattctgctgctgctgctgttgcgcctgCTGCGGTGTCACCGGTGGCCGCCAGTGCTGCATGGCAGCATATTGGTTATACGGCGGCGGCGGTCCGTTGCCCGGCTGCGCTTGACGCATGTGAGGCGGTCCAGGCGGCGGACCGCCGTTGGGTGGCGGACCACGCATGCCCATGTGAGCGCGCAGATGCGGCGCTACTACTGGCCCCACTTGGCCTGGCACAGGCCCAGGTGCTGGCGAAGGTCCGTTGGGTGTTTTGCCGCCCGATGCGGCCGCAGCAGCGGCCATCATGGCTGCCATGTGAGTGGAGTACATATGATTGGCAGCCATGGCGGCGGCCATTTGGTTCATCTGGTGTGCAGCAACAGGTCCGGGCACCATgccggcggcagcggcagccgcagcagcagctgcagcggcggcggcagcggcaaagTGTGGCTGCTGCACAACGCCCTGGGCGGCAAGCACGGGAGCGTTCAGATAGACGGCGGCCTGGTCGCGCAGATAGGCCTCCGGTTGGAGCGCACGTGGCACAAACTCGGGCGCCAAGGGATTGAGCACGTAGCCACGCTTGAGCTCGACGCCGTCCAGTTGGGAGCGCAGATTGGACCAGGTGAGGCCAAAGAGCGACTTGTGCTCATTGCAGATCTCAATGAAGCGCTCCCACACCTTGCGGCAGCGTCCAATGGAGCACAAGGCCACAGGATCACCCACCACAGCCACCAAGGACTGGGCGCGCGTTATGGCCGTGTTAAGCAGCTTGGAGTTACTCAGAAAGCCATAATCGGTGTCGGCATCGCCAATGCTGGGCGTGTTGACACTCGAGCCAGAGGCGCCGGGTGCGTTGCCATGCGGCAGGCAGGTGCGTCGGGTGCGCACCGTGGAGAGGAAGACGGCGCGGAACTGTTTGCCCTGGACATTGAGCACGCGCTCGACGGATATGCCGCCCATGCGGCGCTTGCGCAGCTCGGAGCGTATGCGGAACACCTGATCGGCATAGGGCGTCATGATGCCAATGCTGGTGTCGTTCAACTTGCCCCAGGCAATGGGCCAGCGCTTGCGCAGCTCGGAGACGCGCTCGACCACTTCATAGACCTCGGCGTTGTTGTAGAACGCCGTCGAATTCTTGTCCTGCACATCCTCGCCGCGTGTGGTGAAGAATGTGAGCGGATAGAAGCGCTCGTGGCGCGGCTGCTTGCCGGAGGCGACCAGCTTCTGCTCGTAGAAGAGCTCCGAGGTGAAGCGTATGATGGCCTCGTGGGCGCGATAATTCTCGCAGAGCAGAATCTTGCAGGGAAAGTTCGAGGGGTAGTGATCGTAGAGTCGCTCCAGCAGCGAAATGTGCAGCTTGCGCTCCTTGGCAAAGGCCGAGAAGAGCTCGGGACTCATCTGCATGTGGTCACCGGCGAGCACAATGCGCGTCGAGTCATTggccagcgccagcggcatAATCGCCTCGCATTCCATTGCCTGCGCCGCCTCGTCCAGAAAGATGTGCGTAAAATGGCCCTTGGGCAGCCCCATTGTGGCCAGCTCCATGCTTATGCTCAGCGTGACGACGACAATGCGATGCCGCATGATATCCTCCAGGCTGGGCCGCCGGAAGTTGCCCACGCCATCGGTGATGCAGTATTTCTGCACCACGCTGTTGACCGTGGCCGACCAACGCTTGTGGTAGTAGACGCGCAGTGGGGTCGCCTCCTCCAGGCCATCCTCGATCCAGGGATGCAGGTACTCCTTGATGTACAGGTCTGCCGCCGAATTGGAATGCGTGCAGATGAGTATCTTTGCTTCGGGctgtgccagcagctgcttgatcGCCTGGGCCAGCGTGTAGGTCTTGCCCGTGCCGAAGGGCCCGATGAGCAGAATGGGCGGCAGCTTGATGCTCAGCGCTGTGGTGATGGCATTGATGGCCTCGCGCTGTTTGGCATTCAGCTTGGGCTCGCAGGCGTCGACCCACTGCTTCTTGGGTGTCCAGGGTATGGCCGGCTCAAGCTCAATGGCTGGAAAGATGAGACGAAAGTCGGTGATCTTGTCGACGGCGTTGTGCCACTCGCAGTATGGCATGCGATTCAGCTGGAACTGTATGTCCACCTCCAGCTCAGTGTCCGCCACCAGGCCCATGGCCTCCACGCACTTCGCAGACAGCTTCAGATAGATGACATTCTTGCCCTTGTCCTCAATGAGCGCCTCGTAAACTGCGCGCTGTCCGTCCTCCGCTGGCGGCGGCTCAGACTTCTCCACCGTCGtcgatgatgctgctgctcctgctcccttcttcttcttgctgccgccgctgccgccgtctTCTGGCTTTGAAATGTACACGCTGCTGCAGTTAGAGAGTATAAGTCGACCCGGCGACGTGTCCTCCGAAATGTCCTTGCCCAAACGCATGAGAGCAAACAGCTCGCCCGCCAGCGAATACTTCGCGGTGCTGGTGGCCATGCCCGCCGGCGTCAGAATATAGTTTGAGGCCACTGTAAGTCGAGTGCGCACATTGTAGCGCGCAATTTGCTCGTATCGCGCGATCTCCTCCACCGAGAGCAGCTCGTGTATGCGCGAGCGGTAATTGTTCTGGGTGAGGCGCTTCTCAACGATCGTCGACTGCGTGAGTGTGAAGGTGGCGGCGCGTGGGCAGGGATAGCGCTCGAGCAGCTCCCGCTCGTGCTGCAGATCGTCCAAGTAGGCCTCGGTGCGCAGATGGGTGCCAATGGTGGTCTCGAAGCGGGTCAGCTGTGTGTTGGAGACATCCCAGCGCGTGGCCGAGCTGTTGATAATATCGCGCTTGATTTCCTCGATTTTCTCCGCATCGCTTACGGGCAGCACGTCCACGCAGAGATGGCGCACCAGCAGCGGCTCCTGGCCCACATCGAAGCATATGGATTGGCGAAAGGTGCCGTAGATTTCAGTATTAAACTCAATGGTGATCTCATGCGTGTGCACAGACGCTTCCTGTGCTGCTGTATCCGACACCAGCTCCTCCTGCTTGGCACTGCTGGCACTAGGCGCAAGCCACTCCTGGTCAGATTTGAGCTCAACAACAGTGGACGCCTCATTGCCCAGCTTGATGCTCTTGAGCGCAAAGTGATTGCGATGCGCAtcctgcagcagcgccaccgCCTTAAGTGGACGCTCCGTCTCCAGCTGAAAGAGCCATTCGCGCTTGCTTGTCTTTGAGCTGATGCTGGttaccagctgctgctcgcacTTGGCTTCCAGGTCGGCAACACGCTCGCACATGATTTTCTCCGGCGCCGTCGCCTGTATCCAGCGCTCCAGCACCTGCTCCGTATAGGATTTGCCATAGAGCTCCTTCTCGCACGCCTTCTGCACGCGCATGCGGCGATACTCGAAGCGCTCCTTCCACTCGTTCAGCTCGTCCAGTCCGTGCGCCTCCACGCACTGTGCTCCATAGTGGCAAGTGTGCGCCTCGCTGAAAGTCTCGCACAGGCTGTACGTGTCCAGTGTGTAGCCGCGAGGTGGCGGACGCCACTTCCAGTCGCGACCTAAAACAGACAGCATAAGACTTAGtcatatatttagtttaagatCACAATGCTTACCCTCATCGCTCATGATGACTTTCTGATGGCTCTCAGTCTGGCAGTGCTGCCTCAGCTCGTTGCGCGTTTGGAAGCTGATGGCGCAATagctgcaagttgttgttgttgctgtcgtggAGTGACCCAGCTGATCAATCTCATCCGCTGTCGGATGCTTATTGCCCGTCACCTGTATGGCCGCCAACAGTTCATTTGTCTTGCCCACCAGACTCGATGTTGAcatggtgctgctgctgccagtgctgctgctagagctgctcaagctgctgccactgccattttgttgttgttgttgtgcctgtGGCTGtgcctgttgttgtggcagtggcagtgcctgtggctgtggctgttgttgctgctgctgctgttgctgctgttgttgttgctgctgctgctgttgctcgcgCTTTTTCAAGCCCTTGTTGCTTAGCAGCTTGCTGTACTTGTCCAGCGGCAGATTGTTGGTTGCCCAATGATCCAGCTTGGTGTCCAGTATTGCCATTTCATCCTCGAGACGCGCATGTGGTATCTTTTGTGTCTGCGACTGCGCCTGAGCTTGAGCCTGTGCCTGCGCCTTGCTCTGTCCATTCATAATCATCTGTATGATAGACTTGTAGCGCTCCAGCGTCTTCGATATGTCCGAGAAGATCTGCTGCCCGCTCAGCTCATTGATCCACTTGCTCAGAAAATGCTCTGCGTCCTGCAATCAACAAagacaaattgcattaattgagGGCGTCTCTTTCGACTGGTTAACAACTCACCGAATATTTGTGCAGCTTGAAGAGAGCGTGCACTAGCCAACGGCGTGCGCGTGAGACGCTCGCAAGGCACTCGGTCTGCTCGGCCAGTAGGGTGAGCACTTTGTAGGCATCGGCCAAGCAAGCTTCGTATCGGCCCAGCTCAAGCAGGCACTCACAACGTCCCAGCAGGCAGGCGATCTGCTGATCCTTTTGCGCACGTGTCGCCGTGgactgctgctgtgttgccgTGGCTGCCAAAATTTGATCGTAAAGTGGCACGGCACGTGCCCAGCTTCGCCGCCGGACCATGTCATGTGCCTGCATCTCCTTTTCGGCAGCCATTTGAATGGTGAGGCACAATCTTATTGGCAGAGTactcctgtgtgtgtgtgcgctgtaCTGTACTCTGgctgtggtgtgtgtgtgtatgtgtgtgtgtctcaaaTGGTCGcctatattataattatgtatgtaatCGAATCAATTACTTGCTTAAAACAATCGACAGTTACAAATAACACCAACTGTCTGCGGGCATGTTATAAACTGCAATAACAAACAGAAtagtaattgcaattaattcagGAGTAAGCAATCTAAGGAATCAAGGAGAAGCTGcaacataatattttattgacatTTCAGTCgagtatatttaaaaactaacaatttatactcagagtgtgtgtgtgtgtgtgtgtaagtttatatatctatgtatgtacatatacataaaagtAAGAGCCAAATATGTGCACATGTGCTAAATTTTCTGTAGAATTGATCGCTTTTGCTTAACacgtttttgtatttttttttttttcattattcatGCGAGTCGACCAACTGTTTAAcgctatttttgtttttgctcctCCCGAGCCTATTTACATTATATTCGCACAGACTTTTTTCTggtaaatgaaatttatacaCACGCCAGccacacataaatttaaatggagTGCGTATCGTATTTTCCTCCtgtatagtatatgtatgtatatcttttgtattattttaattttcgcGAACGTTTTATACACTACTCTCTATTCATGCTGGCCCCGGCTCCTtaaccagctgctgcttcggGTTTCACAATTTGCACCGGACGCGATAAGCATATTGTTTGAAAGTTTCGTATCGCACAGCATTtcttcgttttttatttttgcacaacttattgcattttctttaaaatttgtacGCTTTCGAGTGCTGCAAGAGCACAGACAGCGCTGAACACAAAACGAAACGTCAAATTAGCAGTCCGTGCTTTTTGATACGGCATACGCAATGATGTTgccatataaatatgtgtatatggcTTTACATATGTATTCACTTATGTACGCTAGTATGGATGTATATATGTTCACGGGTATAGGATGTATGCCTTCACACACATTCTTATATGCAAATCACTTGGGCTTTTTCCGCCAGCTGAAGTGAGTTAGCCCACTTTTATCGCAACATTTTGGCAATATGCACGTACATTTGCGTCGAGTTTAAGCTACAAATTGAAATCTTCGAccagcaaatgcagctgtcATTTGGCAAACGAAACTGGCATAggctatgtatatgtatgtatgtgtatccATTTTGCGAATTTTGCACAAAAGAAAGCCATTCACACTTTTTAGTTACCTTTTTACTAACTGTTAATGTTTCTATACTAatatctaatttaattttacatgaTTAAGCACAAACTATTGTAGAAAATGCACATCTCACGAAAATAAGCTATGTATGTACTAGTGTTGGGTTGTTCATGACTCAATTACACAGCACTAGTTGTGGCGGCCGGTCAATCATACGACGATAGTCTTTAATAATCGAGCCAAACCGGCGAAAATTAAGtttcttaatttattacattttatttatgacatttattagttttatgaaattaaaaatttattagctatattatatttttaagttcaCACAGAATATTCTTTCGATTTAAAAAACAGGTTGACAAAATTTGTTACAACACAGGACACACGTAActcaaacaaaattaaaaattt
The DNA window shown above is from Drosophila busckii strain San Diego stock center, stock number 13000-0081.31 chromosome 3L, ASM1175060v1, whole genome shotgun sequence and carries:
- the LOC108600231 gene encoding probable helicase with zinc finger domain, with the protein product MAAEKEMQAHDMVRRRSWARAVPLYDQILAATATQQQSTATRAQKDQQIACLLGRCECLLELGRYEACLADAYKVLTLLAEQTECLASVSRARRWLVHALFKLHKYSDAEHFLSKWINELSGQQIFSDISKTLERYKSIIQMIMNGQSKAQAQAQAQAQSQTQKIPHARLEDEMAILDTKLDHWATNNLPLDKYSKLLSNKGLKKREQQQQQQQQQQQQHGSSLSSSSSSTGSSSTMSTSSLVGKTNELLAAIQVTGNKHPTADEIDQLGHSTTATTTTCSYCAISFQTRNELRQHCQTESHQKVIMSDEGRDWKWRPPPRGYTLDTYSLCETFSEAHTCHYGAQCVEAHGLDELNEWKERFEYRRMRVQKACEKELYGKSYTEQVLERWIQATAPEKIMCERVADLEAKCEQQLVTSISSKTSKREWLFQLETERPLKAVALLQDAHRNHFALKSIKLGNEASTVVELKSDQEWLAPSASSAKQEELVSDTAAQEASVHTHEITIEFNTEIYGTFRQSICFDVGQEPLLVRHLCVDVLPVSDAEKIEEIKRDIINSSATRWDVSNTQLTRFETTIGTHLRTEAYLDDLQHERELLERYPCPRAATFTLTQSTIVEKRLTQNNYRSRIHELLSVEEIARYEQIARYNVRTRLTVASNYILTPAGMATSTAKYSLAGELFALMRLGKDISEDTSPGRLILSNCSSVYISKPEDGGSGGSKKKKGAGAAASSTTVEKSEPPPAEDGQRAVYEALIEDKGKNVIYLKLSAKCVEAMGLVADTELEVDIQFQLNRMPYCEWHNAVDKITDFRLIFPAIELEPAIPWTPKKQWVDACEPKLNAKQREAINAITTALSIKLPPILLIGPFGTGKTYTLAQAIKQLLAQPEAKILICTHSNSAADLYIKEYLHPWIEDGLEEATPLRVYYHKRWSATVNSVVQKYCITDGVGNFRRPSLEDIMRHRIVVVTLSISMELATMGLPKGHFTHIFLDEAAQAMECEAIMPLALANDSTRIVLAGDHMQMSPELFSAFAKERKLHISLLERLYDHYPSNFPCKILLCENYRAHEAIIRFTSELFYEQKLVASGKQPRHERFYPLTFFTTRGEDVQDKNSTAFYNNAEVYEVVERVSELRKRWPIAWGKLNDTSIGIMTPYADQVFRIRSELRKRRMGGISVERVLNVQGKQFRAVFLSTVRTRRTCLPHGNAPGASGSSVNTPSIGDADTDYGFLSNSKLLNTAITRAQSLVAVVGDPVALCSIGRCRKVWERFIEICNEHKSLFGLTWSNLRSQLDGVELKRGYVLNPLAPEFVPRALQPEAYLRDQAAVYLNAPVLAAQGVVQQPHFAAAAAAAAAAAAAAAAGMVPGPVAAHQMNQMAAAMAANHMYSTHMAAMMAAAAAASGGKTPNGPSPAPGPVPGQVGPVVAPHLRAHMGMRGPPPNGGPPPGPPHMRQAQPGNGPPPPYNQYAAMQHWRPPVTPQQAQQQQQQNPNASLWGPPPQTNPWSALPPNKQPPPQQQQAQQANAPGRGPLPPAALRGGSVPPSSGNAATPAQMLRNPSELGYLAKKTLYNHGQAQPPQQPQPPPHHLYVHPSMPGPMQRGSSLPNGPMSPMENVPPPYLRHNGAGSNYNNYDKAAVPQQQQPPQQQQQQQPPPAPFMYAAGKQPSPSALRFPLALELLPPNVSIYEMAFNSKEEQYKWYLKLLETLGQEAANKFGDMLRQVMASLQQQQQGHQPHPHAPQHPQAHKTQPSHAVMGPQQRQQYPMMYSQQQQQNPQGAVESSPPLDNFNQQIDLVFNSIMNGANEVSQPILRDVLGMVGAAPANSAAAGMPLANGLMNGADLQHQQQQQQQQQQQQQQQQQQQQQQQQQSRLFAMMQQSNIAKSGPNPNLPPPQQPPNPYANHMAGPPVHPSVNSNISAVPSFMNNAGNNLQNDKPYPNFISHNPSGGLGGGLISNGLHNSSVPLYRRQAMAAGNGNGVGVGMNMANNYNNNMPGLFPGLESGSNLIEALFQANNVNNEHAGKSEHGHAHNHGLHYNNYNALKGGHEMDLFGSLATQPASGAADNVNHHHHHHHQQSSVTTYAAVLSQGPLAAATSNQQQQQQQQQQQQQQQQQSAAAKSAQGGNELLEKDPFAAIRELGQATTGFYNYFQ